One stretch of Pararhizobium qamdonense DNA includes these proteins:
- the ribB gene encoding 3,4-dihydroxy-2-butanone-4-phosphate synthase, with protein MPFDQKRVADAIRAFEAGEIVVVTDDDGRENEGDLIVAAVHCTPEKMAFIVRHTSGIVCAPMPKEEAKRLNLNAMVAENDAAHTTAFTVTVDFKHGTTTGISADDRTLTVRNLANPNVGAADFTRPGHIFPLVAREGGVLMRSGHTEAAVDLCRLASLPPIGVICELVNDDGTVTRGPQVTDFAEKHGLKQVSVADLIAYRQRKETLINLEASFDVDTPYGKAKAHAYSLPWDPMQHLAVTFGDIRDGVDIPVRLHLENVAADVFGRDCQLDPIMKRMSEQGRGVIVYLREGSVGVGVSTTARAGKHEREEHSEAQARESEWLEIGLGAQILKDLGITSIRLLSSRERHYVGLEGFGIEIAATEII; from the coding sequence CATCCGGGCCTTCGAGGCCGGCGAGATCGTTGTCGTCACCGATGATGACGGCCGCGAGAACGAAGGCGACCTGATCGTCGCAGCCGTCCATTGCACGCCGGAAAAAATGGCCTTCATCGTGCGCCACACATCCGGCATCGTTTGCGCACCGATGCCGAAGGAAGAGGCCAAGCGCCTCAACCTCAACGCCATGGTGGCGGAAAACGATGCGGCCCACACCACGGCCTTCACCGTCACCGTCGATTTCAAGCACGGCACGACCACGGGCATTTCGGCCGACGACCGGACGCTGACGGTGCGCAACCTTGCCAATCCGAATGTTGGCGCCGCCGACTTTACCCGCCCCGGCCATATCTTTCCGCTAGTCGCCCGCGAAGGCGGCGTGCTTATGCGGTCGGGCCATACGGAAGCGGCCGTCGATCTCTGCCGCCTTGCCAGCCTGCCGCCGATCGGCGTCATCTGCGAACTGGTCAATGATGACGGCACCGTCACACGCGGGCCGCAGGTCACGGATTTTGCAGAAAAGCACGGCCTGAAGCAGGTTTCCGTTGCCGATCTCATCGCCTACCGGCAGCGCAAGGAAACGCTGATCAATCTGGAAGCGTCCTTCGATGTCGATACTCCCTATGGCAAGGCGAAGGCGCATGCCTATTCGCTGCCCTGGGATCCGATGCAGCATCTCGCCGTCACCTTCGGCGACATCCGCGATGGCGTCGATATCCCCGTGCGCCTGCATCTGGAAAATGTCGCCGCCGACGTCTTCGGCCGCGATTGCCAGCTCGATCCGATCATGAAGCGCATGTCCGAACAGGGCCGCGGCGTCATCGTCTACCTGCGCGAAGGCTCCGTCGGCGTCGGCGTTTCAACCACGGCACGCGCGGGCAAGCATGAGCGCGAAGAGCATAGCGAGGCCCAGGCCCGCGAAAGCGAATGGCTGGAAATCGGACTGGGCGCCCAGATCCTCAAAGACCTCGGCATCACCTCGATCCGCCTGCTCTCCTCGCGCGAACGCCACTATGTCGGCCTGGAAGGTTTTGGTATCGAGATTGCGGCCACCGAAATCATCTGA